A region from the Rhodamnia argentea isolate NSW1041297 chromosome 7, ASM2092103v1, whole genome shotgun sequence genome encodes:
- the LOC115754474 gene encoding homeobox-DDT domain protein RLT2 isoform X2, translating into MEEEEEMAVAAAGASSSGGADAGGGGGGGGGDAEKKKPVEGEGKSKRKMKTASQLEILEKTYAVEPYPSEAIRIELSGQLGLSDRQLQMWFCHRRLKDRKGPSKRQRKDSPAAAAEPMLAGGDAANELPYGVVAGSSSFTPAVDPWRAAPRVGTAVARITGDYSVVKRHYEPEPSLAERHAIAFVEAQLGEPLRDDGPILGMEFDPLPPGAFGTPIGGAVMGQHKQTGRSFEAKYERSDAKSVKGVVRPVHEYQFLPEKPSVRAETYERVVPPYHYGSDSMVSAGPSFLHVNESMPSGYGLQSRMPILSLLTPPGKPGHLLASTPDRRVIHNEELLRAERKRKSEEARIQREVEAHEKRIRKELKKQDILRRKREEQVRKEMERLDRERRREEERLLREKQREVERYQREQRRELERREKFLQKESRRAEKMRRKEQLRREKEAARLKAASERAIARRMAKESVELTEDEQLELMEFAASSKGLPSIMSLDFETLQNLELFRDSMTAFPPKSVLMKKPFAIQPWSHSEENIGNLLMVWRFLITFADVLGLWPFTLDEFVQAFHDYDARLLGEIHVSVLRTIIKDIEDVARTPSTNVGANINSVAPGGGHPHIVEGAYSWGFDIRTWQRQLNPLTWPEILRQFVLSAGFGPQLKKKNVEAAYLHDDHEGNDGQDIISFLRNGAAAEHAFAKMQQRGYSNLRRSRHRLTPGTVKFAAFHVLSLEGDEGLTILEVADRIQKCGLRDLTTSRTPEASVAAALSRDTKLFERTAPSTYCVRPSYRKDPADAEAILSAARERIREFKSEFVDGEEADDAERDEDSESESTEDPEVEDLNAELNSQKEVSQRDVDLLEGKTLTGNGKDDADVIDISQNGLETANGESSLKRPEDLIKNEDASAPVDGDVGVIQDEATDNQGDTDIDESNPGEPWVQGLMEGEYSDLSVEERLNALVAIIGVAIEGNSIRNVLEERLEAATALKKQMWAEAQLDKRRTKEDYLMKIHYPFQMASKTEANLTNLSSAEGKLSPLLAVDSGNNDMSLDPAIHRESMIDQQNASPFINSEGNLQMQDIPGGSDNFSLHQVGYAAEMSRSQLKSYIGYKAEELYVFRSLPLGQDRRRNRYWQFVTSNSRNDPGCGRIFVELHDGRWRIIDSEEGFSSLLASLDVRGIRESYLHFMLQRIESSFKESVRRNAICIGGKRSSEDKVKRHALELAFGADGIGIESPSSSVCGVYPETSETSTSFEIELGRNQHEKDGALKRYQEFENWIWKECLNPLVLCARKYGKERCVPLLNACDRCHEIYFMDCDDCPSCYWNSTTSKSNVYFSGSASPSEHKLHMLSDPTKYTSVSAPVKIRLLKVLLALMEAFVPPEALECFWTDDYRKSWGSKLQTSSSASDLLQALTLLESAIRKDRLSPNFETTNELLSVSSAFAADISASLDALNLLPWIPKTTAAVALRLMEFDSAISYSLHQKESAVNNGSGDFEKFPSRYMGTRSWQNHDSAATPFRGGPLDENWADPGLIVSGSGRRRGRGTGRGLGRTSGRRSQRRVLGGSKFDSGKRARVANGERGRSRGRGGRKRGRRSTRNRQRAVKKEVPVLGEIDTPKEQMMEESPDVLIEDGWNGDEGNNVGLNLEEAENSSSSESSEYEDEDGQATGSYRYDLAADDYTGGLNGKADELSEASDENIDGNEEVEEEEDDDDEDEGDDIVDDVGGELDVREYINGEFDEEEEEDTRAVDGFENVDPEEGTGSTSSEYSD; encoded by the exons atggaggaggaagaggagatggCTGTAGCTGCTGCCGGTGCTAGCAGTAGCGGCGGAGCCGACGCCGggggaggtggaggtggaggtggcggTGATGCTGAGAAGAAGAAGCCAGTCGAAGGAGAGGGCAAGTCTAAGCGCAAGATGAAGACTGCTTCTCAGTTGGAGATTCTGGAGAAAACTTATGCTG TGGAGCCATATCCATCCGAGGCGATAAGAATTGAGCTCTCAGGGCAATTGGGGCTTTCTGATAGGCAATTGCAAATGTGGTTCTGTCACCGGCGTTTGAAGGATAGGAAGGGACCATCCAAACGGCAGCGTAAGGACTCCCCAGCTGCTGCCGCTGAGCCAATGTTGGCCGGTGGGGATGCAGCAAATGAGCTTCCCTATGGTGTTGTTGCTGGATCAAGTTCGTTTACGCCGGCTGTGGATCCATGGAGAGCCGCCCCACGGGTCGGGACGGCTGTTGCACGAATAACTGGTGATTATTCGGTGGTGAAGCGGCATTATGAGCCAGAACCATCATTGGCTGAGCGTCATGCAATTGCATTTGTGGAGGCACAGTTGGGCGAGCCTTTGAGGGACGATGGGCCAATTCTTGGGATGGAGTTTGATCCTCTGCCACCAGGTGCATTTGGCACGCCTATTG GAGGAGCAGTGATGGGGCAACATAAACAAACTGGGAGATCTTTCGAGGCCAAATATGAGCGCTCTGATGCTAAGTCAGTTAAG GGTGTTGTGCGTCCAGTCCATGAATACCAGTTTCTTCCAGAGAAACCAAGTGTTAGAGCTGAGACATATGAAAGAGTTGTTCCACCATACCATTATGGTTCAGATAGTATGGTTTCAGCTGGACCTTCATTCCTGCATGTGAATGAGTCAATGCCCTCTGGATATGGCCTTCAAAGTCGGATGCCTATTTTGAGTCTCCTAACTCCACCAGGCAAGCCAGGGCATCTCTTGGCATCAACTCCAG ACAGACGGGTCATTCACAATGAGGAACTATTGCGAGCTGAGAGAAAGAGGAAG AGTGAAGAGGCTAGAATACAACGGGAAGTTGAAGCTCATGAGAAAAGGAttagaaaagaattaaaaaagcaAGATATTTTGAGACGCAAG AGAGAGGAGCAagtaagaaaagaaatggagagGCTTGACCGAGAAAGgcgaagggaagaagaaagattgCTGCGAGAGAAGCAGCGAGAGGTAGAGAGGTACCAGCGTGAGCAAAGGCGTGAATTGGAGAGGAGGGAGAAGTTCTTGCAGAAAGAATCTAGAAGA GCTGAGAAAATGAGGAGAAAAGAGCAACTTCGAAGAGAAAAGGAAGCTGCTAGACTTAAAGCTGCTAGTGAGAGAGCAATTGCCCGCAGAATGGCAAAAGAATCAGTGGAACTAACTGAGGATGAACAATTGGAGCTAATGGAGTTCGCAGCCTCAAGCAAAGGGTTACCTTCAATAATGTCTCTTGATTTTGAAACATTGCAGAATCTTGAGTTATTTAGAG ATTCCATGACTGCATTTCCACCCAAATCTGTGCTAATGAAAAAGCCATTTGCAATTCAACCTTGGTCGCATTCTGAGGAGAATATTGGGAATCTTCTCATG GTTTGGAGGTTCCTGATAACTTTCGCAGATGTTCTTGGTCTGTGGCCATTCACACTTGATGAGTTTGTCCAAGCTTTCCATGACTAT GATGCAAGGTTGTTGGGTGAGATACATGTTTCTGTCTTACGAACAATCATCAAAGATATTGAAGATGTCGCAAGGACACCTTCCACAAATGTGGGAGCAAATATAAATAGTGTTGCTCCAGGCGGTGGGCATCCACATATAGTTGAAGGG GCATATTCTTGGGGTTTTGACATTCGGACCTGGCAACGGCAATTGAATCCGCTTACATGGCCTGAAATATTGCGGCAGTTCGTCCTTTCTGCAGGATTTGGGCCAcaactaaagaaaaagaatgttgAAGCAGCATATCTTCATGATGATCATGAG GGTAATGATGGTCAAGATATAATTTCTTTCTTGCGAAATGGTGCGGCTGCTGAACATGCCTTTGCCAAAATGCAACAAAGGGGATATTCTAATTTACGTAGATCAAGACATCGTTTGACCCCTGGAACAGTCAAATTTGCAGCTTTTCATGTTCTCTCTCTGGAGGGAGATGAGGGCCTAACAATACTCGAAGTTGCTGATAGAATTCAG AAATGTGGACTACGGGATCTTACTACGAGTAGGACTCCAGAAGCATCGGTAGCTGCTGCTTTGTCAAGAGATACCAAGCTTTTTGAGAGAACTGCTCCGTCAACGTACTGTGTCCGACCTTCTTATAGAAAGGATCCTGCTGATGCTGAGGCTATACTTTCTGCTGCTAGGGAAAGGATTCGAGAATTTAAAAGTGAGTTTGTTGATGGAGAGGAAGCTGATGATGCTGAAAGAGATGAAGACTCTGAAAGCGAAAGCACAGAAGACCCTGAGGTGGAAGATTTAAATGCTGAATTGAATTCGCAGAAGGAGGTCTCCCAAAGAGATGTCGATCTACTTGAGGGGAAAACTCTTACAGGTAATGGAAAGGATGATGCTGATGTTATAGACATCTCACAGAATGGCCTGGAGACAGCGAATGGGGAGTCCTCTTTGAAGCGTCCTGAagacttgatcaagaatgaagATGCCAGTGCTCCTGTTGACGGAGATGTGGGTGTCATTCAGGATGAAGCAACTGATAATCAGGGAGACACCGATATTGATGAAAGCAATCCTGGGGAGCCATGGGTGCAAGGACTTATGGAAGGAGAGTACTCGGACCTTTCTGTTGAAGAGCGCCTCAATGCTCTGGTTGCTATTATTGGTGTTGCAATTGAAGGGAATTCAATACGCAATGTTCTTGAG GAACGCCTGGAAGCAGCAACTGCATTGAAGAAACAGATGTGGGCAGAGGCACAACTTGATAAACGCCGAACAAAAGAAGACTACTTGATGAAGATTCACTATCCATTCCAAATGGCAAGTAAAACTGAAGCTAACCTCACAAATCTATCGTCAGCTGAGGGAAAGCTAAGCCCTTTGCTTGCTGTTGACAGTGGTAATAATGACATGTCACTAGATCCTGCTATTCATCGAGAATCAATGATCGATCAGCAGAATGCGAGTCCCTTCATAAATTCTGAAGGGAACCTGCAAATGCAAGATATTCCTGGTGGTTCAGATAATTTTTCACTACATCAAGTAGGATATGCTGCTGAAATGTCCCGCTCACAGTTAAAATCCTATATTGGGTATAAGGCAGAAGAGTTATATGTATTTAGATCATTGCCTCTTGGTCAGGATCGAAGGCGTAACAGATACTGGCAGTTTGTCACGTCCAATTCAAGAAATGATCCTGGCTGTGGTAGGATCTTCGTTGAGTTGCATGATGGGCGATGGAGGATAATTGATTCTGAAGAG GGTTTCAGTTCTTTGTTAGCATCTTTAGATGTACGTGGGATTAGGGAATCATATCTTCACTTCATGTTGCAAAGGATAGAGTCATCCTTTAAAGAATCTGTTAGGAGAAATGCAATCTGCATTGGTGGCAAGAGATCAAGTGAAGATAAAGTCAAGAGACATGCTCTTGAATTGGCCTTTGGCGCTGATGGCATAGGCATTGAAAGCCCTAGCAGCTCTGTATGTGGAGTATATCCTGAGACCTCAGAGACCTCCACATCGTTTGAAATTGAGCTTGGAAGAAATCAACATGAGAAAGATGGTGCTCTGAAGAGATATCAGGAGTTTGAGAATTGGATATGGAAGGAATGCCTAAATCCTTTAGTACTATGTGCCAGAAAATATGGGAAGGAAAGATGTGTGCCACTCCTTAATGCTTGTGATCGATGTCATGAGATATATTTTATGGACTGTGATGACTGTCCCTCTTGTTATTGGAACTCTACAACCTCGAAGAGCAACGTATATTTCTCTGGGTCTGCTTCACCTTCTGAGCACAAATTGCATATGCTGTCGGACCCTACTAAGTATACTTCAGTGTCTGCCCCTGTGAAAATAAGATTGCTTAAAGTTTTATTGGCTTTGATGGAG GCTTTTGTTCCTCCAGAAGCTCTTGAATGCTTTTGGACTGATGATTATCGCAAGTCTTGGGGTAGCAAGCTGCAAACTTCATCGTCAGCTTCAGACCTTCTTCAG GCTTTGACATTGTTGGAGAGTGCCATTAGGAAGGATCGTTTGTCCCCTAATTTCGAGACTACTAATGAATTGCTGAGTGTCTCTTCTGCATTTGCTGCTGATATTTCTGCCAGTCTTGATGCTTTGAATTTACTCCCATGGATACCGAAAACGACAGCTGCAGTTGCCTTAAGGCTCATGGAATTTGATTCAGCTATCTCTTATTCGCTCCATCAAAAGGAGTCTGCGGTTAATAATGGTTCTGGGGACTTTGAG AAGTTTCCATCAAGATACATGGGAACGAGGAGTTGGCAGAACCATGATAGTGCAGCAACTCCTTTTCGAGGTGGGCCTCTAGATGAAAACTGGGCCGACCCTGGGCTAATAGTCTCTGGGTCAGGTCGGCGACGGGGACGGGGAACTGGAAGGGGCCTTGGTCGCACAAGCGGCCGGAGATCCCAGAGACGGGTACTCGGTGGTTCTAAGTTTGACTCTGGCAAGAGAGCTAGAGTGGCAAATGGTGAGCGAGGGCGATCACGTGGACGAGGCGGACGTAAGCGAGGACGGCGTAGCACTAGAAATCGGCAGAGAGCAGTGAAAAAGGAAGTCCCTGTTCTTGGTGAAATTGACACCCCAAAAGAACAGATGATGGAGGAATCGCCGGATGTCTTGATTGAGGATGGATGGAACGGCGATGAAGGAAACAATGTGGGGCTGAATTTGGAGGAAGCCGAAAATAGCAGTAGTTCAGAGAGTTCAGAGTACGAGGATGAAGATGGGCAAGCGACTGGGTCGTACAGATATGATCTCGCAGCAGATGACTACACTGGAGGTCTCAATGGCAAGGCTGATGAATTGTCGGAAGCAAGCGATGAAAATATAGATGGCAATGAGGAagttgaggaggaggaggacgatgacGACGAGGATGAGGGAGATGATATCGTGGACGATGTAGGCGGAGAGCTAGACGTTCGCGAATACATAAATGGGGAGTttgacgaggaggaggaggaggatacAAGAGCTGTTGATGGATTTGAAAATGTGGACCCTGAAGAAGGAACAGGATCTACATCTTCGGAGTACAGTGACTGA
- the LOC115754474 gene encoding homeobox-DDT domain protein RLT2 isoform X1, with protein MEEEEEMAVAAAGASSSGGADAGGGGGGGGGDAEKKKPVEGEGKSKRKMKTASQLEILEKTYAVEPYPSEAIRIELSGQLGLSDRQLQMWFCHRRLKDRKGPSKRQRKDSPAAAAEPMLAGGDAANELPYGVVAGSSSFTPAVDPWRAAPRVGTAVARITGDYSVVKRHYEPEPSLAERHAIAFVEAQLGEPLRDDGPILGMEFDPLPPGAFGTPIGGAVMGQHKQTGRSFEAKYERSDAKSVKGVVRPVHEYQFLPEKPSVRAETYERVVPPYHYGSDSMVSAGPSFLHVNESMPSGYGLQSRMPILSLLTPPGKPGHLLASTPGEYDLDSSKTSSTNLEIEKSLGAPSVSALDNPLVSSDRRVIHNEELLRAERKRKSEEARIQREVEAHEKRIRKELKKQDILRRKREEQVRKEMERLDRERRREEERLLREKQREVERYQREQRRELERREKFLQKESRRAEKMRRKEQLRREKEAARLKAASERAIARRMAKESVELTEDEQLELMEFAASSKGLPSIMSLDFETLQNLELFRDSMTAFPPKSVLMKKPFAIQPWSHSEENIGNLLMVWRFLITFADVLGLWPFTLDEFVQAFHDYDARLLGEIHVSVLRTIIKDIEDVARTPSTNVGANINSVAPGGGHPHIVEGAYSWGFDIRTWQRQLNPLTWPEILRQFVLSAGFGPQLKKKNVEAAYLHDDHEGNDGQDIISFLRNGAAAEHAFAKMQQRGYSNLRRSRHRLTPGTVKFAAFHVLSLEGDEGLTILEVADRIQKCGLRDLTTSRTPEASVAAALSRDTKLFERTAPSTYCVRPSYRKDPADAEAILSAARERIREFKSEFVDGEEADDAERDEDSESESTEDPEVEDLNAELNSQKEVSQRDVDLLEGKTLTGNGKDDADVIDISQNGLETANGESSLKRPEDLIKNEDASAPVDGDVGVIQDEATDNQGDTDIDESNPGEPWVQGLMEGEYSDLSVEERLNALVAIIGVAIEGNSIRNVLEERLEAATALKKQMWAEAQLDKRRTKEDYLMKIHYPFQMASKTEANLTNLSSAEGKLSPLLAVDSGNNDMSLDPAIHRESMIDQQNASPFINSEGNLQMQDIPGGSDNFSLHQVGYAAEMSRSQLKSYIGYKAEELYVFRSLPLGQDRRRNRYWQFVTSNSRNDPGCGRIFVELHDGRWRIIDSEEGFSSLLASLDVRGIRESYLHFMLQRIESSFKESVRRNAICIGGKRSSEDKVKRHALELAFGADGIGIESPSSSVCGVYPETSETSTSFEIELGRNQHEKDGALKRYQEFENWIWKECLNPLVLCARKYGKERCVPLLNACDRCHEIYFMDCDDCPSCYWNSTTSKSNVYFSGSASPSEHKLHMLSDPTKYTSVSAPVKIRLLKVLLALMEAFVPPEALECFWTDDYRKSWGSKLQTSSSASDLLQALTLLESAIRKDRLSPNFETTNELLSVSSAFAADISASLDALNLLPWIPKTTAAVALRLMEFDSAISYSLHQKESAVNNGSGDFEKFPSRYMGTRSWQNHDSAATPFRGGPLDENWADPGLIVSGSGRRRGRGTGRGLGRTSGRRSQRRVLGGSKFDSGKRARVANGERGRSRGRGGRKRGRRSTRNRQRAVKKEVPVLGEIDTPKEQMMEESPDVLIEDGWNGDEGNNVGLNLEEAENSSSSESSEYEDEDGQATGSYRYDLAADDYTGGLNGKADELSEASDENIDGNEEVEEEEDDDDEDEGDDIVDDVGGELDVREYINGEFDEEEEEDTRAVDGFENVDPEEGTGSTSSEYSD; from the exons atggaggaggaagaggagatggCTGTAGCTGCTGCCGGTGCTAGCAGTAGCGGCGGAGCCGACGCCGggggaggtggaggtggaggtggcggTGATGCTGAGAAGAAGAAGCCAGTCGAAGGAGAGGGCAAGTCTAAGCGCAAGATGAAGACTGCTTCTCAGTTGGAGATTCTGGAGAAAACTTATGCTG TGGAGCCATATCCATCCGAGGCGATAAGAATTGAGCTCTCAGGGCAATTGGGGCTTTCTGATAGGCAATTGCAAATGTGGTTCTGTCACCGGCGTTTGAAGGATAGGAAGGGACCATCCAAACGGCAGCGTAAGGACTCCCCAGCTGCTGCCGCTGAGCCAATGTTGGCCGGTGGGGATGCAGCAAATGAGCTTCCCTATGGTGTTGTTGCTGGATCAAGTTCGTTTACGCCGGCTGTGGATCCATGGAGAGCCGCCCCACGGGTCGGGACGGCTGTTGCACGAATAACTGGTGATTATTCGGTGGTGAAGCGGCATTATGAGCCAGAACCATCATTGGCTGAGCGTCATGCAATTGCATTTGTGGAGGCACAGTTGGGCGAGCCTTTGAGGGACGATGGGCCAATTCTTGGGATGGAGTTTGATCCTCTGCCACCAGGTGCATTTGGCACGCCTATTG GAGGAGCAGTGATGGGGCAACATAAACAAACTGGGAGATCTTTCGAGGCCAAATATGAGCGCTCTGATGCTAAGTCAGTTAAG GGTGTTGTGCGTCCAGTCCATGAATACCAGTTTCTTCCAGAGAAACCAAGTGTTAGAGCTGAGACATATGAAAGAGTTGTTCCACCATACCATTATGGTTCAGATAGTATGGTTTCAGCTGGACCTTCATTCCTGCATGTGAATGAGTCAATGCCCTCTGGATATGGCCTTCAAAGTCGGATGCCTATTTTGAGTCTCCTAACTCCACCAGGCAAGCCAGGGCATCTCTTGGCATCAACTCCAGGAGAATATGATTTAGATTCATCAAAAACGTCTTCTACAAACTTGGAGATTGAAAAGAGTCTCGGTGCTCCCTCTGTTTCAGCTTTGGACAATCCGCTTGTATCATCAGACAGACGGGTCATTCACAATGAGGAACTATTGCGAGCTGAGAGAAAGAGGAAG AGTGAAGAGGCTAGAATACAACGGGAAGTTGAAGCTCATGAGAAAAGGAttagaaaagaattaaaaaagcaAGATATTTTGAGACGCAAG AGAGAGGAGCAagtaagaaaagaaatggagagGCTTGACCGAGAAAGgcgaagggaagaagaaagattgCTGCGAGAGAAGCAGCGAGAGGTAGAGAGGTACCAGCGTGAGCAAAGGCGTGAATTGGAGAGGAGGGAGAAGTTCTTGCAGAAAGAATCTAGAAGA GCTGAGAAAATGAGGAGAAAAGAGCAACTTCGAAGAGAAAAGGAAGCTGCTAGACTTAAAGCTGCTAGTGAGAGAGCAATTGCCCGCAGAATGGCAAAAGAATCAGTGGAACTAACTGAGGATGAACAATTGGAGCTAATGGAGTTCGCAGCCTCAAGCAAAGGGTTACCTTCAATAATGTCTCTTGATTTTGAAACATTGCAGAATCTTGAGTTATTTAGAG ATTCCATGACTGCATTTCCACCCAAATCTGTGCTAATGAAAAAGCCATTTGCAATTCAACCTTGGTCGCATTCTGAGGAGAATATTGGGAATCTTCTCATG GTTTGGAGGTTCCTGATAACTTTCGCAGATGTTCTTGGTCTGTGGCCATTCACACTTGATGAGTTTGTCCAAGCTTTCCATGACTAT GATGCAAGGTTGTTGGGTGAGATACATGTTTCTGTCTTACGAACAATCATCAAAGATATTGAAGATGTCGCAAGGACACCTTCCACAAATGTGGGAGCAAATATAAATAGTGTTGCTCCAGGCGGTGGGCATCCACATATAGTTGAAGGG GCATATTCTTGGGGTTTTGACATTCGGACCTGGCAACGGCAATTGAATCCGCTTACATGGCCTGAAATATTGCGGCAGTTCGTCCTTTCTGCAGGATTTGGGCCAcaactaaagaaaaagaatgttgAAGCAGCATATCTTCATGATGATCATGAG GGTAATGATGGTCAAGATATAATTTCTTTCTTGCGAAATGGTGCGGCTGCTGAACATGCCTTTGCCAAAATGCAACAAAGGGGATATTCTAATTTACGTAGATCAAGACATCGTTTGACCCCTGGAACAGTCAAATTTGCAGCTTTTCATGTTCTCTCTCTGGAGGGAGATGAGGGCCTAACAATACTCGAAGTTGCTGATAGAATTCAG AAATGTGGACTACGGGATCTTACTACGAGTAGGACTCCAGAAGCATCGGTAGCTGCTGCTTTGTCAAGAGATACCAAGCTTTTTGAGAGAACTGCTCCGTCAACGTACTGTGTCCGACCTTCTTATAGAAAGGATCCTGCTGATGCTGAGGCTATACTTTCTGCTGCTAGGGAAAGGATTCGAGAATTTAAAAGTGAGTTTGTTGATGGAGAGGAAGCTGATGATGCTGAAAGAGATGAAGACTCTGAAAGCGAAAGCACAGAAGACCCTGAGGTGGAAGATTTAAATGCTGAATTGAATTCGCAGAAGGAGGTCTCCCAAAGAGATGTCGATCTACTTGAGGGGAAAACTCTTACAGGTAATGGAAAGGATGATGCTGATGTTATAGACATCTCACAGAATGGCCTGGAGACAGCGAATGGGGAGTCCTCTTTGAAGCGTCCTGAagacttgatcaagaatgaagATGCCAGTGCTCCTGTTGACGGAGATGTGGGTGTCATTCAGGATGAAGCAACTGATAATCAGGGAGACACCGATATTGATGAAAGCAATCCTGGGGAGCCATGGGTGCAAGGACTTATGGAAGGAGAGTACTCGGACCTTTCTGTTGAAGAGCGCCTCAATGCTCTGGTTGCTATTATTGGTGTTGCAATTGAAGGGAATTCAATACGCAATGTTCTTGAG GAACGCCTGGAAGCAGCAACTGCATTGAAGAAACAGATGTGGGCAGAGGCACAACTTGATAAACGCCGAACAAAAGAAGACTACTTGATGAAGATTCACTATCCATTCCAAATGGCAAGTAAAACTGAAGCTAACCTCACAAATCTATCGTCAGCTGAGGGAAAGCTAAGCCCTTTGCTTGCTGTTGACAGTGGTAATAATGACATGTCACTAGATCCTGCTATTCATCGAGAATCAATGATCGATCAGCAGAATGCGAGTCCCTTCATAAATTCTGAAGGGAACCTGCAAATGCAAGATATTCCTGGTGGTTCAGATAATTTTTCACTACATCAAGTAGGATATGCTGCTGAAATGTCCCGCTCACAGTTAAAATCCTATATTGGGTATAAGGCAGAAGAGTTATATGTATTTAGATCATTGCCTCTTGGTCAGGATCGAAGGCGTAACAGATACTGGCAGTTTGTCACGTCCAATTCAAGAAATGATCCTGGCTGTGGTAGGATCTTCGTTGAGTTGCATGATGGGCGATGGAGGATAATTGATTCTGAAGAG GGTTTCAGTTCTTTGTTAGCATCTTTAGATGTACGTGGGATTAGGGAATCATATCTTCACTTCATGTTGCAAAGGATAGAGTCATCCTTTAAAGAATCTGTTAGGAGAAATGCAATCTGCATTGGTGGCAAGAGATCAAGTGAAGATAAAGTCAAGAGACATGCTCTTGAATTGGCCTTTGGCGCTGATGGCATAGGCATTGAAAGCCCTAGCAGCTCTGTATGTGGAGTATATCCTGAGACCTCAGAGACCTCCACATCGTTTGAAATTGAGCTTGGAAGAAATCAACATGAGAAAGATGGTGCTCTGAAGAGATATCAGGAGTTTGAGAATTGGATATGGAAGGAATGCCTAAATCCTTTAGTACTATGTGCCAGAAAATATGGGAAGGAAAGATGTGTGCCACTCCTTAATGCTTGTGATCGATGTCATGAGATATATTTTATGGACTGTGATGACTGTCCCTCTTGTTATTGGAACTCTACAACCTCGAAGAGCAACGTATATTTCTCTGGGTCTGCTTCACCTTCTGAGCACAAATTGCATATGCTGTCGGACCCTACTAAGTATACTTCAGTGTCTGCCCCTGTGAAAATAAGATTGCTTAAAGTTTTATTGGCTTTGATGGAG GCTTTTGTTCCTCCAGAAGCTCTTGAATGCTTTTGGACTGATGATTATCGCAAGTCTTGGGGTAGCAAGCTGCAAACTTCATCGTCAGCTTCAGACCTTCTTCAG GCTTTGACATTGTTGGAGAGTGCCATTAGGAAGGATCGTTTGTCCCCTAATTTCGAGACTACTAATGAATTGCTGAGTGTCTCTTCTGCATTTGCTGCTGATATTTCTGCCAGTCTTGATGCTTTGAATTTACTCCCATGGATACCGAAAACGACAGCTGCAGTTGCCTTAAGGCTCATGGAATTTGATTCAGCTATCTCTTATTCGCTCCATCAAAAGGAGTCTGCGGTTAATAATGGTTCTGGGGACTTTGAG AAGTTTCCATCAAGATACATGGGAACGAGGAGTTGGCAGAACCATGATAGTGCAGCAACTCCTTTTCGAGGTGGGCCTCTAGATGAAAACTGGGCCGACCCTGGGCTAATAGTCTCTGGGTCAGGTCGGCGACGGGGACGGGGAACTGGAAGGGGCCTTGGTCGCACAAGCGGCCGGAGATCCCAGAGACGGGTACTCGGTGGTTCTAAGTTTGACTCTGGCAAGAGAGCTAGAGTGGCAAATGGTGAGCGAGGGCGATCACGTGGACGAGGCGGACGTAAGCGAGGACGGCGTAGCACTAGAAATCGGCAGAGAGCAGTGAAAAAGGAAGTCCCTGTTCTTGGTGAAATTGACACCCCAAAAGAACAGATGATGGAGGAATCGCCGGATGTCTTGATTGAGGATGGATGGAACGGCGATGAAGGAAACAATGTGGGGCTGAATTTGGAGGAAGCCGAAAATAGCAGTAGTTCAGAGAGTTCAGAGTACGAGGATGAAGATGGGCAAGCGACTGGGTCGTACAGATATGATCTCGCAGCAGATGACTACACTGGAGGTCTCAATGGCAAGGCTGATGAATTGTCGGAAGCAAGCGATGAAAATATAGATGGCAATGAGGAagttgaggaggaggaggacgatgacGACGAGGATGAGGGAGATGATATCGTGGACGATGTAGGCGGAGAGCTAGACGTTCGCGAATACATAAATGGGGAGTttgacgaggaggaggaggaggatacAAGAGCTGTTGATGGATTTGAAAATGTGGACCCTGAAGAAGGAACAGGATCTACATCTTCGGAGTACAGTGACTGA